The Caproicibacterium lactatifermentans genome contains a region encoding:
- a CDS encoding NUDIX hydrolase, whose translation MPENLTVYNSFFTPLGSKDRAFVHKNGLWHAVAHCWVVSQLTAASGEKETWVWLQQRAHNKDNAPDYYDISVGGHIRAGESPLQAVLRETEEELGLLLHLEDVELLGVTKENCVSSASPFPDREFGYVFLHRDAHPLFRPGEEVQDIVRVRAEDLCRKDLQDIKTVPAVSLSRGSLSLRADQFCIHPNEFVHLVFPKLEV comes from the coding sequence ATGCCGGAAAATTTGACCGTTTACAACTCATTCTTTACGCCGCTTGGTTCCAAGGACCGCGCGTTTGTCCATAAAAATGGTTTGTGGCATGCGGTGGCCCACTGCTGGGTGGTTTCACAGCTAACGGCCGCTTCCGGAGAAAAGGAAACATGGGTATGGCTGCAACAGCGTGCACATAATAAGGACAACGCACCGGACTATTACGATATTTCTGTGGGCGGCCATATCCGTGCAGGGGAAAGTCCCCTGCAGGCGGTGCTTCGGGAAACGGAAGAGGAGCTTGGACTTTTGTTGCATTTAGAAGATGTAGAGCTGCTGGGCGTCACTAAAGAAAACTGCGTCAGCTCGGCGTCACCGTTTCCGGACCGGGAGTTTGGCTACGTGTTTCTGCATCGAGATGCACACCCGCTGTTTCGTCCCGGGGAAGAGGTACAGGACATTGTGCGGGTACGGGCAGAGGACCTGTGCCGCAAAGACCTGCAGGATATCAAAACAGTTCCAGCTGTTTCGCTCAGCCGCGGCAGCCTGTCCCTGCGTGCTGACCAATTCTGTATTCATCCTAATGAATTTGTCCATCTAGTATTTCCTAAATTGGAGGTATAA
- a CDS encoding AraC family transcriptional regulator, translated as MQDTTETQPSTTLSNEFSLLFCGERACPPGHAAGPAIREYYLMYYCLSGHGIFQTKNCSFSPGPQDGFLIFPQEVTFHEADLQDPWHYIWVAFRGSNAEQYLTRCGLSRQQRTFHCGKSAALQDCVTQMMQHMKLSDCNEFFLQSLLYRWFGILASAVASPNHSKKASESIYVKKAIEFLQKNYQNDITIAKVADYVCLNRSYLTSLFRRQLHTSPREYLVNLRISHAADLLRHSDLPVSHIACSCGYPDPLAFSRAFHRLKGISPTEYRTACRAGKAAAPQQK; from the coding sequence ATGCAGGACACGACTGAAACGCAACCTTCCACCACGCTTTCCAATGAATTTTCACTGCTTTTCTGCGGCGAGCGGGCCTGCCCGCCCGGCCATGCGGCGGGCCCGGCCATACGAGAATACTACCTGATGTACTACTGCCTGTCCGGCCACGGCATTTTTCAAACCAAAAACTGCAGCTTCTCCCCCGGCCCGCAGGATGGATTTCTCATCTTTCCGCAGGAAGTGACTTTCCATGAAGCAGACCTGCAGGACCCATGGCACTACATTTGGGTTGCATTCCGCGGTTCCAACGCGGAGCAGTACTTAACGCGCTGTGGCCTTTCCCGACAGCAGCGTACCTTTCACTGCGGCAAAAGTGCGGCATTGCAGGACTGTGTCACTCAAATGATGCAGCATATGAAGCTTTCTGACTGTAACGAGTTCTTCCTGCAGAGTCTCCTGTACCGGTGGTTCGGCATTCTGGCTTCCGCAGTCGCTTCCCCCAACCACAGCAAAAAAGCATCCGAAAGCATTTACGTCAAAAAAGCCATTGAGTTTTTACAAAAAAACTATCAAAACGATATCACCATTGCCAAAGTGGCGGATTACGTCTGTCTAAACCGCAGCTATCTGACCTCGCTGTTCCGGCGGCAACTGCATACCTCTCCCCGTGAATATCTGGTGAATCTGCGCATTTCCCACGCTGCCGACCTGCTCCGCCACTCTGATTTGCCGGTCAGCCACATTGCCTGTTCCTGTGGCTACCCAGACCCATTGGCGTTTTCCCGTGCCTTCCACCGGCTGAAAGGCATTAGTCCAACCGAATACCGTACTGCCTGCCGTGCAGGAAAAGCAGCCGCACCGCAGCAGAAATAA
- a CDS encoding D-isomer specific 2-hydroxyacid dehydrogenase family protein yields the protein MEIAVYSCRPDEIQAMDKFEKEYGVSLRRTEEPLNEKTVSMARGCQAISIITTQVTAPLLDVLHTAGIAYISTRTIGYDHIDVSYAKKLGMHVGNVSYSPNSVADYAVMLILMSTRRMKSIWRHALVQNYSLDGVQGRELPNLTVGVVGTGHIGRAVIRRLVGFGCRILATDLYENDEVKKAAQYVPLDTLLHESDVITLHMPATKNDYHIMNQKNLAKMKKDAVLVNTGRGSLIDSDALIDALEAGSIGGAALDVIENEAGLYYNDLQDQPLKNRDLALLKSFPNVIVTPHTAFYTDQAVSDMVENSIKSCIAYAKGEKNPWQVV from the coding sequence ATGGAAATTGCGGTGTATTCCTGCCGTCCGGATGAGATACAGGCTATGGATAAGTTCGAGAAAGAATATGGCGTTTCCCTGCGGAGAACGGAGGAACCATTAAACGAAAAGACAGTATCAATGGCACGTGGCTGTCAAGCCATCAGCATTATTACTACACAGGTAACGGCTCCGTTGCTGGATGTCCTGCATACAGCGGGTATTGCGTATATTTCTACCCGTACCATCGGCTATGACCATATTGATGTTTCTTATGCTAAAAAACTGGGTATGCATGTAGGAAATGTTTCTTATTCCCCAAACAGTGTTGCGGACTATGCGGTTATGCTGATATTGATGTCTACACGGCGGATGAAGTCCATTTGGCGCCATGCGCTGGTGCAGAACTACTCCCTAGATGGCGTGCAGGGACGGGAGCTGCCGAACTTGACTGTCGGTGTTGTCGGTACCGGACATATCGGGCGGGCAGTCATTCGGCGTCTTGTCGGCTTTGGCTGCCGTATTCTTGCCACTGACCTGTACGAAAATGACGAGGTAAAGAAAGCCGCACAGTATGTGCCGCTGGATACACTGCTGCACGAAAGCGATGTCATTACGCTGCATATGCCGGCGACCAAAAACGACTACCACATAATGAATCAAAAAAATCTGGCAAAAATGAAGAAAGACGCGGTTCTGGTCAATACCGGCCGCGGTTCCCTCATTGATTCCGATGCACTGATTGACGCACTGGAAGCGGGCAGTATCGGCGGTGCGGCACTGGACGTCATTGAAAACGAAGCGGGACTTTACTACAATGACCTGCAGGACCAGCCGCTGAAAAACCGCGACCTTGCTCTGCTCAAATCTTTCCCGAATGTGATTGTCACGCCGCATACGGCGTTTTATACGGACCAGGCAGTCAGTGACATGGTGGAAAATTCCATTAAAAGCTGCATTGCGTATGCAAAAGGCGAAAAGAATCCATGGCAGGTTGTGTAA